A section of the Hevea brasiliensis isolate MT/VB/25A 57/8 chromosome 17, ASM3005281v1, whole genome shotgun sequence genome encodes:
- the LOC110669620 gene encoding histone-lysine N-methyltransferase, H3 lysine-9 specific SUVH5, translated as MDCPSRLVGAKWKAKDDLHLKAPFKRILKELYVKRDFGKQNSHSIAKDIVLTNGYEKQDHYLVPEDTLSNDDLVEATLVSKDNVLVDGNVDTFHVSKYTTIGEGKYVLEVNSNIGGQHPYAMGAKEESSPGRKEVKEVLRLFHEVCEELLKENRKAIMKKPNIRQFAAFILRDRHNWLNTIKILGSVPGVEVGDEFQFRAELCVIGLHQQFWKGIDYVEKDGIKLATSIVSSGRYPNFMNSSDVLTYSGEGGNPMVRNKWPLKDQVLKHGNLALKNNMERKTPVRVIFKICKSSKLSTYVYDGLYHVEKCWQERGKFAKLVFKFKLRRLSGQPKRTRGLIFRLDKYSFSSDGVLLSDSFENKKKEAVIVMNTLDYKRSLPHADKTHSLVSNQCMSIGCDCIDGCSDSEDCSCKIKNGKVVPYDYNECLVRRKAYIFECGPFCKCYDSCINRVSQRGIRFQFQLFMNKSRRWGVRSKEYIQAGSFVCEYFGVKQAKEGKVSEIEHLFDMVNNKQICQNDHMLPLCNLLNTSFSKEDECLAIDVTNFENLGCFINHSYYPNLQVQKVFYGDSQTPHLMLFAMKDILPLRELTYDYKSRTKF; from the coding sequence ATGGATTGCCCATCAAGGCTTGTGGGAGCAAAATGGAAAGCTAAAGATGATCTGCATTTAAAAGCCCCTTTCAAAAGAATTTTAAAAGAGCTTTATGTCAAGCGGGATTTTGGGAAACAAAATTCTCACTCTATTGCTAAGGACATTGTCCTTACTAATGGTTATGAGAAACAAGATCATTATTTGGTTCCTGAGGACACTCTCTCGAATGATGATCTTGTAGAGGCTACCCTTGTTTCCAAAGACAATGTCTTGGTCGATGGTAATGTTGATACTTTCCATGTTTCTAAGTACACTACAATTGGCGAAGGCAAATATGTTTTAGAGGtaaattcaaatattggaggccAACATCCTTACGCCATGGGCGCCAAAGAGGAATCGAGTCCTGGTCGTAAAGAAGTTAAAGAGGTTTTGAGATTGTTTCATGAGGTGTGTGAGGAGCTCTTGAAAGAAAACAGAAAGGCAATAATGAAAAAACCTAACATTCGTCAATTTGCGGCATTTATCCTTCGTGATAGACATAATTGGCTGAACACAATAAAAATATTGGGTTCTGTTCCTGGAGTTGAAGTTGGTGATGAGTTTCAATTTAGAGCTGAGCTATGCGTAATTGGTCTTCATCAACAATTTTGGAAAGGCATTGATTATGTTGAGAAGGATGGAATAAAATTAGCTACAAGTATTGTTTCAAGTGGTCGATATCCGAATTTCATGAATTCATCCGATGTCCTAACTTATTCTGGTGAAGGTGGGAATCCAATGGTTCGAAATAAATGGCCACTTAAAGATCAAGTGCTTAAACATGGAAATCTTGCACTAAAGAATAATATGGAACGAAAAACTCCTGTTagagttatttttaaaatatgcAAGAGTTCTAAGCTATCTACTTATGTTTATGATGGCTTATACCATGTGGAGAAGTGTTGGCAAGAAAGAGGGAAATTTGCCAAACTTGTCTTCAAATTTAAGTTGAGAAGGCTTTCAGGACAGCCAAAGCGAACTCGAGGATTAATATTCAGGTTAGATAAGTACTCATTTAGTAGTGATGGTGTTTTGCTAAGTGATAGTTTTGAAAACAAAAAAAAGGAAGCAGTTATAGTGATGAACACACTTGATTACAAGAGATCTTTGCCACATGCTGATAAAACTCACTCTTTGGTTTCCAATCAGTGCATGTCAATTGGTTGTGATTGCATTGATGGATGCTCAGATTCTGAAGATTGTTCATGCAAAATCAAGAAtgggaaagttgttccttatgatTATAATGAATGTCTTGTTAGAAGAAAGGCTTACATTTTTGAGTGTGGTCCTTTTTGCAAATGTTATGATTCTTGCATCAATAGGGTCAGTCAACGTGGCATTCGCTTTCAATTTCAATTGTTTATGAATAAATCAAGAAGATGGGGTGTCCGATCAAAAGAATATATTCAAGCGGGAAGTTTTGTATGCGAGTATTTTGGAGTAAAACAAGCAAAGGAAGGAAAAGTTAGTGAAATTGAGCATTTGTTTGACATGGTAAATAATAAGCAAATTTGTCAAAATGATCATATGCTCCCTCTTTGTAATTTGTTGAATACAAGTTTTTCTAAGGAAGATGAGTGTTTGGCTATAGACGTTaccaattttgaaaatttgggatGCTTTATTAATCATAGTTATTATCCTAACCTTCAAGTCCAAAAAGTCTTTTATGGTGATAGTCAGACGCCTCACTTGATGCTATTTGCAATGAAGGACATACTTCCCCTTCGAGAGTTGACCTATGATTATAAATCTaggacaaaattttaa
- the LOC110669621 gene encoding uncharacterized protein LOC110669621 produces the protein MQLNFFHFTLLVIVGVTVAATAGSPAPDKRVVSPEMSKGPNNGQGSPSSGATGSGHGPNWDYSWGWGSSPDSGWGYGSGSGRSPNGFGRGFGFGFGSGSGSGSGYGYGSGSGGAHGGGGGGYGAGSGSGNSGGGGGAGGYGGGYWPIDSRGKNKHG, from the coding sequence ATGCAACTCAACTTCTTTCATTTTACTCTCCTCGTCATAGTTGGCGTTACTGTCGCCGCCACGGCAGGTAGTCCGGCTCCTGACAAGAGAGTAGTCTCTCCTGAAATGTCTAAGGGCCCTAATAATGGCCAAGGCAGCCCCAGTTCTGGAGCTACTGGCTCCGGCCATGGCCCCAACTGGGACTACAGTTGGGGATGGGGGTCCAGTCCCGATAGCGGATGGGGTTATGGTTCCGGTTCAGGCCGCTCGCCAAATGGGTTTGGCAGGGGTTTTGGGTTTGGATTTGGGTCTGGAAGTGGGTCAGGATCAGGATATGGTTATGGGTCTGGCAGTGGTGGTGCAcacggtggtggtggtggtgggtaTGGGGCTGGAAGTGGGTCAGGTAATTCAGGTGGCGGTGGTGGTGCAGGTGGCTACGGTGGTGGTTACTGGCCGATTGATTCCAGAGGGAAAAACAAACATGGGTGA
- the LOC110669656 gene encoding protein ORANGE-GREEN, chloroplastic, translating into MGSLGRVLAVSHSNKPLRLSGPHSLHHSNGRFVGFNRKLSSKWRSTASELESSSFAPSVDSDSTDKNAAGFCIIEGPETVQDFAKMELQEIRDNIRSRRNKIFLQMEEVRRLRIQQRIKSAELGILKEAQENELPDFPSFIPFLPPLSAENLKLYYATCFSLIAGIIIFGGLLAPTLELKLGLGGTSYEDFIRSVHLPMQLSQVDPIVASFSGGAVGVISALMVVEINNVKQQEHKRCKYCLGTGYLACARCSSTGSLVLIEPVSTVNGGDQPLSAPKMDRCSNCSGSGKVMCPTCLCTGMAMASEHDPRIDPFD; encoded by the exons ATGGGTAGTTTGGGCCGAGTTCTGGCTGTTTCTCACTCTAATAAGCCGCTGCGCCTGTCAGGTCCTCACAGTTTACATCACTCAAACGGTAGATTTGTTGGTTTCAACCGCAAATTGAGCTCGAAATGGCGATCTACGGCGTCCGAACTCGAATCTTCTTCTTTCGCGCCTTCTGTCGACTCTGATTCCACTGATAAAAACGCAGCTGG GTTTTGTATTATAGAAGGACCTGAAACGGTTCAAGACTTCGCTAAAATGGAACTGCAAGAAATTCGAGATAATATTCGAAGTCGGCGGAACAAAATTTTCTTACAGATGGAGGAG GTTCGTAGGCTAAGGATACAGCAGAGAATCAAGAGTGCTGAGCTCGGGATTTTAAAGGAAGCGCAAGAGAATGAGCTTCCTGACTTTCCATCATTCATCCCCTTTTTGCCTCCTTTG AGTGCAGAAAATCTTAAGCTGTATTATGCTACTTGTTTTTCTCTTATTGCTGGGATCATCATTTTTGGTGGCCTTTTGGCACCTACT TTGGAGCTTAAGCTGGGGTTAGGGGGAACATCATATGAAGATTTTATCCGCAGTGTCCATTTGCCTATGCAATTGAG TCAGGTTGATCCAATAGTGGCTTCATTCTCTGGAGGAGCAGTTGGGGTGATCTCAGCCTTGATGGTAGTTGAGATAAACAATGTAAAACAACAGGAACATAAAAGATGCAAATATTGTCTTGGAACTG GTTATCTTGCTTGTGCTCGTTGCTCTAGCACTGGATCTCTTGTTCTCATTGAACCAGTTTCAACAGTCAATGGTGGAGATCAGCCACTGTCAGCACCCAAAATGGACAGATGTTCAAATTGTTCAGGATCTGGAAAG GTCATGTGCCCCACATGTCTTTGCACTGGAATGGCTATGGCTAGTGAACACGACCCAAGGATTGACCCCTTCGATTAG